Within Haematobia irritans isolate KBUSLIRL chromosome 2, ASM5000362v1, whole genome shotgun sequence, the genomic segment ATTCAACCAGATAATATAAAACCAAATTCCATAATAATATTTGATGATGTAGCATGTGAAAAACAAAACAGCATTAGATCATACTTTTGTATgggtcgacataaaaatgtagaCTCTTTTTATTTATGTCAAACCTATACACGAATTCCGAAACATCTAATTCGCGATAATGCAAACATGATTATCATGTTCAAACAGGATGATCGCAATCTGAGAAATATATATAACGATCACGTTGGGAGTGACATGAATCTGGAAAAATTTGTAGATATTTGTCGTGAATGCTGGAAGGATAAATATGGCTTTCTTGTAATTAGTAAAGATGACGAATTCCATAATGGACGATATAGAAAaggctttgatatttttatacaacTTTAGTTATAATTACACTCTTATATATAGAGGACGTTAAGGTTTTGCTTACAGAAGTTTATGTCTAGTAACACAAACTAAGTTAAAATGGAAGAatcaattttgaaacaattagtAAAATCGCGaaacattttgaagaaaaagtTCCAAAGCCTAAAAATGGGTGAGGAAGAGACAATTAAAGGGTTACAAAATACATTTAAACCCTTAACTGAACCTCTTAACAAACTTGTAACATTAACaaacgaaaatgttcacaataatTCTTTAATAAAACCTGAACAAGATACGgagataaaaaatatatatgcaaaaCGTCTTATTACTAGCACACCACATAAAACGAAAAACCAAGAGATTGTTgatagaaatattattaaaagCGAAAAATCTAATATGGAAAGTACAATTTATCCTAATAATGGTGAAATGAACTCACAAGAAATTTCGGAACAAGGAGATGatgaaacattttattcacaGGATGAGAGTAGTATGAATTTATCCTTtatgaagaaaaataataagTTGGATACAGTGTTTGGacctaatataaataaaaatggagAATGGAAGTTTGGTAACCAAGATCTATAtgtaaataatgaaaaaattattattggaaCTCAACGGTGGCATTTTACACCAGGATTATTTGACTTGCTCTTTTCAAAACATCCTAAAAACTATGATTCTACAGAACTGGATATTTATAAAACTAtattaaaaaacacaaatgCTCACAGAGTAAATTTTGATCCGAATGGTAGGATAAAATCAAACAAAGGGTAcaagtacaaaaatattataaaaaagatAATTGATACCCACATTGGTAAAGGATTAAtgacattaaattttcaaaaaccctCCTATATATATTGGGATGATCCTAACGAGTTAGTAGATCGTTTGAAGCTCTTGTTAGCATCACAACAAGCTGGTAATAATAATCATTCCAatgaaattgtatcaattattgagGAATTGCGCGAAGCAAATATAATAAAgtagaaaaagaaaacaacatattaaaacattttttaaaacctaTGACCGTTGACAAATTTGGACATTATCAGCAACCTTTCCAGGATAAACAACGGCGAAATGTTTCGCAATTTTTGGGGATCACTCTGGACTCACATAACAACCTtaatgtcaaaaataaaaaaattaaaaaccttGCTCCCCCAACGGAACCCACAGACGCAGTCAACTAAACATATTTATATTCACAAATGTAGTACATACGAGAAGATTTCCAGAGagatttaaataatgaaataacaaAACTTCGGGAAGAAATATCTCAAATTGAACCCACAATTTTAGATTTGTTTgaattcttaagatttggggataACTCAGCACAcatataatttagtttaatatcgTATGAATGTATACAATGATGGAGAAAAGGAATGTAGTAAACGAACTACATACACAAGCtcgtagaaattttaaaaaacgcagGGTTATAATGAAAGGAATTGATGACCTATGGCAGGCTGATTTAGTGGAAATGGGTGCTTATTCGAACCAAAATAATGGATATAGATTTCTGCTTACTATTAtcgacacattttcaaagtatgCATGGGCTGAagccattaaatcaaaaaaatctattgatgtGTGTGAAGCATTTCGAAAAGTATTGGAGTTTGGAAGAAAACCTAAAAACTTACAAACTGATGAtggaaaagaattttttaataaagaatttgatgtattaatgaaaaactaCTCAATAAATCACTACTCAACGTACAGCGTAATGAAAGCTTCGATTGTAGAACGATTTAATAGAACTTTAAAAGGTATGATGTGGAAGGAGTTTAGTCATAATGGAACATACAAATGGTTAcacatctacaaaaatttggttAAGCAGTATAATGAGAAAAAACATCGCACCATAAACATGATTCCTGCCAATGTTAACTCTTCAAAcgaaaaatatttgctaaaaaCAGTGTAtaatcatttgaaaatttttcaaccatCACGATTTCATATTGGAGATCACGTTCGCATTAGCAAGTATAagcatatatttgaaaaaggatATACACCCAACTGGACCactgagatttttaaaatacgCTCTATTCAAAATACAAATCCAACTACATATCTCTTGGAAGATTATAAGGGAAATCCAATAAAAGGTGGATTCTATAAAGAAGAACTTTTGAAAACAAAGTATTCTGATATATATcttgtagaaaaaatattaaaaagtaaGGATAATAACGTCTTTGTCAAATGGTTGGGTTTTCCCAAAGAACATAATTCctggataaataaaaataatatactctaaatttactatataaacaataaaatttattaaaattaagtaccttttgtgtttttatttattcgtattCCAAACTTCATTATGTTAAGAACACTAACTTTGAGCGGAAAAACTTCAACTTTGCATTCAGTTTATTCCCCTTCTATAGACTTATCAGATAATGAGTATGAATGTTGTCTAATTGATTTCCAATCATATAATTCGATTCCAAACGTGGACAATGATAATAATCTCTTCCATATCGGAGATGACACCATTGAAGTTCCGATTGGATCTTATGAACTACAAGATGtagttaactttttaaaaaaaaagtataaggATAAAAACCCAAATAAAACTATACAAATAGAAGCAAATAACAATACTCTACAAATTGAGATATTATCTTCACATGACTCTATATTTTTAAACCGAAAGCGGTCAATTGGTaaactttttggttttaacGGAAACATATTAGAACCCGCCAAGAAATATGTTTCGAACTTAccagtaaatattttaaaagtaaaTGCAATACAATTACATTGTAACATTGTAACGGGATCCTACATGAATAATCATCCTTCGCATATTATTCATGAATTTTCACCAGATGTACCTCCCGGCTATAAAATAGTTGAAAGACCTAAAAATCTCATTTATTTACCAGTAAACGCCAAAGAAATAAGTTCTCTTGAAATTCGAGTTGTAGATCAGGAAGATAGATTAATAAATTTTAGAGGAGAAGAAATTACATTGCGAATTCACTTGCGTCCAAAACGAAAatgataatttataataaatataaatataaacctGATAATTTAAACAACGTCATCAAACCacacaataaatataaaaataaacgaaatattTCCCACACTATTATTCAAACTGTCAAGCGGGAAAGACCACGCTTAACCAAGGAAAATAAAGCATTCTTAAAAGAAATCAATCTACAGGTGAATCAACAtgtctgaaattttaaatataactgAAAAACCATTTTCCGATGAGGATATTATAAAAAGAGACTATCACAGCTATGTTCCTTACATacaatcctttaaaaacaatgATGAAATACGAATTACTATTCAAAACCAAGACTTATATATTTTACCATCggaaagttatatttatattgaaGGAAGCTTAAAAAATGCAAGTGGAATAGATGTTGCCAGTGCCAGATTGAGAAACAATTGTGTGGCATACATGTTTGATGAAATTCGATACGAAATTAATGGAATTGAAATTGATCGCACCCGATATCTTGGAACtacgacaaaaataaaaaattttatttcactaaattcaTTTGATAATAATATGATGACTAACGCTGGATGGAACATAGATGGTGATTTTACTCAAAATTACTTTAACTTTTGTATTCCTCTTAACCGATTACTAGGGTTTGCTGAGGACTATAATAAAGTTATTTGTAATGCGAAACATGATTTAATACTATTGCGTAGTTCGAATGATAATAGCGTCTGTTACTCAACAGATGATAAAGAAGACATTCGCTTAACGATAACCAATATTGTGTGGAAAGTTCAACATATACAATTATCTGATTATAAAAAGCTtagttttttgaaaacaattaaggATGGGAAATCACTACCAATTGCATTCCGAAGTTGGGATTGTTATTTTAACCCCACATTTACAGGTGGAACCAAACACAGTTGGAATGTAAAACTTTCCGCCAATAGAGAAAGACCCAGGTTTATTGCATTTGCATTTGagaaatataataagtttgtacacTGCAATCTTACAAATATTAAAGTGCACTTAAATTCAGATACTTATCCTTATgatgatttaaatttgaaattcaatCAAAACCGCTATGCTATACTATATGATATGTATGCAAAGTTccaacaaagtttttatatgaaagaaccTCAACCTCTGTTATCATTCAGTGAATTTAAGGAGAATCCCATAGCTGTTGTAGATATAAGCAATCAAAACGAAGCAACCAAGAGTGGCCCCATTGATTTGAAAATACAAGTAGAAACCAGTACTGTAATCCCAGCAAATACTGTCGCATATTGTCTTATTATACACGATCGTTTAATAGAATATATACCCCTAAGTGGAactgttagaaaaattttataaaatatattagaaTGCATTATACTTACCAaatcattttgatttttaaataataaaacataaatatttcaaataaatgtttatttatttttatttatatattatattttcctAGGTTTGTTACACCATATACATTTAGTCTTATTCTAAGTAATTTCATTACCTTCCTGTTCTAACGTATCTATATCTTCTAATAATCTATCCAATTCATAATCTGGATTATTACCTTCTAAAATATAATGATGCCAAGCAAGAGTATTTATTCCATCATTTTGGATATATCTTTTATCATCAGTACTACttaaaattactttatttaattttgtagtatatatttgatgtaattttgacttaaatgtatacatattatcataaaaattaattttgttaaataaacaatctttatatttattaatatcatatttatttataatacacGACTTCACTCCTTTCGCTTTTTTGGTTTCATCACCATCTTGTATAGAATAGGAATACATCTTTGACCGCAAACCCACAAATTCTTTCATTATTTGTCCACAATTTTCATCTTTCATAAATCCCATAACTTTCTTATTTACTGAGGGAAATTTATAAGGGTTATCTGCAGGATAATCGGaagtgtcaaaatatttttctaaatgtgGTCTTAGATCTTCATAAACATCTTCCGTTTCTAAAGAATATATGAAGGAGTCGGTATccatataatttagtttgaaattatttggaaaaatttccttcaTTATGCTATAATGGAAGTTATACATTTTCCATttagaaatttctaaaatacAAAAACCTAAATATATAGGTTTATTGTAAACCACTTTTACCCGTTTCAGTTGTATCGCAACCATATCTTCAGAAAATATCGAAATGCTATGAAAATTAGGCTTAGATATCCAATCCCTTGCCCCCAAATGGTTACGATTCGTTCGTTCCCAATTGGTTACAATTCTGACATCCTTCCTTTTATCGACATTTTCCATGCTTTTTCCATATACCGCATTattcattaatttaaagaaatttttttcgaaactaTTTTTAGCCAGTTTTCTTAGGTCGGTATTAAgatcaatatattttttcatccaTGGTGATtggttatattttataatacgATGAACCTTCTTTAAAATCAATCCATTTTCTaaacattgaattaaatttctatagtcgATTATATAGTCAGTTTTTGGAGCAAAATCAGTAATAAGTTTTTTACATTTAGACTGACCTACCTTTTTGTTTTCAGCACAAAAAGGTAGGTCATTATGTTCATCGTGTTTATGGTGTGGACATACGAGATCTACTTCAAATGTATAACCAACTTTAccatcaaaatttagtttttttattatttcaggaTTAGATAGGAATTCGAATTCTTCACCTTCAACCCAAATAAAACCACCACATGGTAGAGATTGTGACATTGCACAACCatacaaattattaaagtcgAAATACATTATATATGAAGAAGGTTTTGACACATCGTAATcccttaaatatttattattagatTTACAATATCTGGTAACGCATTGTACTATCCCACCGCGTATtccctttttatagaaattgtacaTATCTACATCTGTTAAAAGCTGTAATGCTATATTCGAACTTTTTAGCATAGCGTCCCACGCCAAGCCTGGGGTTGTATAATAGTGACTAGCGTCAAGTTTATACACTCTTTTGCATAAACTTCTAAATTGTTGGAAAACATCTGTTAGCAGTAAAACGTCAACTTTTAAATATAGTTCTAGATACTCTTTCATTGTTTCACATTTAAAGGTATTCCAAACATTTAGAGCGTGATTATAATTTTCCAAACTACATTCTTTATTATTTAGAGTACTATAGAAAGTCTCTCTTGGTGGTAactgtttttcatttaaaacttcaaatgaatttaaatattcataGGGAAAAACACCTTTCCTTTTGAGGAGATTGAAATGCTCTTGAcattcaaaatgatattttatgGAATGTAGCTGGTCATCATCAAGATTATTTGCCAATGAGTCTAAACTTGCTGGCATAAATCTGAGTGTATCTAAGAAGCGTAGTTCCATTGTATCACCATTTTTCATTTTAGAGAAATGGGATAATGAAATGTAAACTTCTTTATTAAGAGGGAGCACTTTTATCTTGCTAGATAACTGTCCTAATTCCTTAATAAACAAATGCGAATCATAAGAGGAATAATTGTGGAAATAAATTGGTATGAATTTTGGTACTTGATATTTCAGATTGCACAAATTGTGTGCAGGACCCCTATATTTCCCAGAAAGATGGCAATGATCGCGAACTTTATCATTGTTTAGACGtctattacaaatataacaatattTAGCTTTTCGGAAAGCATCTTTTTCTTCTGtagttaaattttccatttttcttttactttttaAATGAGTATTATGTATATTTTCAACATCTTGAATTAGCGattctacaaattttttggGAGCATCTTCCCCTACATGTGattttagaatatttaaattattatcgtAAGAACATACAATATTATATGAAAATGCACATGGTATATGCTTTTGAATATTGCTGCTTTTTGAATTCAAATCTACATTCATACCTTGTAAAATACATTCAAAGTCTGCGTATATGGCAAAAGGTACATCCATTTGCCGTTCGTGATGGGTAAATTCCAACACAGCTTTATCCTCCATAGGCATAACAGTCACAAGTCCTCCGCATTctgatttgtgtttttttagtgtattgaGACTCGACGTATACTGCAGACATGAGttgcaaaaaaatcttttattttttgattttgtagtTTGATTTATCAAAAGTCTGTAAGGAAATAATTTAAAGATGGTATTTAAaagtgaaaatataaaaataattgaaatttaattttttagatttgtttATTAATAACTTACCTGGAAATATCTCTAATCAAAATGTAATGGAAACCTTCGATTCTTTCCAGTAACATTAGATttatgtgttgttgtttttcatttgtAGTTAAATAATATGGTCCCACTACCTCATTGATGTCTTCATCAAATCCAAATACATTCACGCTAACATCATTTTGCTCCTCAAACAGTTTTATATCCCGTAGTTGTGTTGGGAAactcatatttttaaaactgaCATTGACACCAGTTTGGAGTTTTATTATATCATGGCTTATGTCATTAATTTGATAGCTTCCACATCTTTCAGGGTGCATATGGTTTTTAACCGAAATATCCATAGCTGATATAATTGCCCATTTAAAACAATATTCATCGCTGTTTTCTACATTTAAACATGCCAGCTTCCTTTGGAGACCTTCTGGGGTACTTATCCACCGAGATCCTTTTACCAGAgcagatttatttatatttaattctgCTCGAACTATTTTTATTAATGACCATCCAGAGTCTCTCTCCTGAAATTCAGACatctttgtcataatttctattACTTGCTTCTTTATTAGATCCTCAACGTTATCAGCTTTTGTGAGCAAACTCATTTTTGCTCTGTGTGCCATTATACTGAATTCACATTCAGTATCACTACCAAGTTTAATATATTCACCAATTATAGTGATActgaattttataataatatgcTCTTCAAGTTTTTTTACAAGCAAATTCATAATTATGTTTTTTATCTCCACAAAGAAATGTTCAAACATTAAGTCatcttttttgtttggtattccATATGTAATAATGCGGTCTTTAAAAGCACGCTCTATTATATTATAGACATCATTTTCATCATTATTTTCGAGGCTATTTTCATTTGCTTCATCATTTTCGTCATTATTTTCGAGgctattttcattttcttcatcATTTTCGTCATTATTTTCgaggttatttttattttcttctccTTCCTTTGGATTATTTAATTCTAAAACgggttcagaatttaattccatGGATATATGAGAGTATGACTCCAGACCTCTACCTTCAATAACCTTGTTAACATCATCAGAAATTTGTTGACTGCATAGTTCCATATTTTCTTCACCAGAACTTTGTTGGCTGCATATATCCATATCAATAGGAGCATTATAAAATTGTTCTTCTTGGATGTAATCATTTCTATTTTCACATTGTGGTACTCCATACTCAAATTCGTTGGAATTTACAAACATTTGTTGTTGAGGATAGTGAGACCATTGTTGTTGGGGCTGCATGGGCATTTGGAAATACTGTGGATAGGTGGGATATTGagggtatatatattgtggataGTTTAGTGGTGCATACCACATATTGTGATTAATTAGTTCGTAAGAACCGGGATATATCGCTTGTTGATGTATATATTGTGGCATCATAAACGCAGGAGCAATATAATTTATTCTCTCTCCATCTTGGCCAAATGCACCTTGCTCTTGTTGTTGAGcaatgaaattatttatttgacgaggacccatatttataaaatttgttttttttttattaaattacttgTAATATaactttaatttctttatataattttaaacacagtaaatatgtatatatattttttttgcttggtgcttattttttattattttttacgttCTAATTTGCACTTTAAaagtttaactttaatttcttcttttttagttttaaacacagtaaatatgtatatatttatatttttattgctttgtgtgtgtttttattattttgtttaggtttAATTTGCACatatataatttcaaaaataatgaataaattcACTTCAATTTAATATTTAGACACAGTTTGAATACGATTTTGTAAACGAACAATCCTTGGTAGACTCGAGAGAagactaaaaaacattttagaaataaatgtttaaatgcTGAATTCCACACAAGAAAGTGCAGTGTCCACGCAGTATCTTGCAGTTTAGACCACACAAGATGGTTTCGACTATATggcataaaaataaacaaatagtaaaattttacaatctCGGTTTACACATGGACACGAAATTAACCCATTCAAAATTTTCCTGCACACGCatgcacaaaaatatttatatagtttCCCTTATTCATTGATCTTGATAAAAGAGTTTCAATCGATAAATACTAGTTTCACattcaattttccaaatttaacgcATCCACATATGTTAAAATGTCATAATTGTTAACCTTCATAGAAGAGTTCTGACTAAATCACAGGCGCACATATTTTTAAGGCAGCATACATTTCCAAAGACCAATAAATTAATCCACAGGCGCATACTCGTTTATACCCTTATCAAAAAATGCTTAAATGCTGAATTCCACACAAGAAAGTGCAGTGTCCACGCAGTATCTTGCAG encodes:
- the LOC142225283 gene encoding uncharacterized protein LOC142225283, with translation MSEILNITEKPFSDEDIIKRDYHSYVPYIQSFKNNDEIRITIQNQDLYILPSESYIYIEGSLKNASGIDVASARLRNNCVAYMFDEIRYEINGIEIDRTRYLGTTTKIKNFISLNSFDNNMMTNAGWNIDGFAEDYNKVICNAKHDLILLRSSNDNSVCYSTDDKEDIRLTITNIVWKVQHIQLSDYKKLSFLKTIKDGKSLPIAFRSWDCYFNPTFTGGTKHSWNVKLSANRERPRFIAFAFEKYNKFVHCNLTNIKVHLNSDTYPYDDLNLKFNQNRYAILYDMYAKFQQSFYMKEPQPLLSFSEFKENPIAVVDISNQNEATKSGPIDLKIQVETSTVIPANTVAYCLIIHDRLIEYIPLSGTVRKIL